A genomic stretch from Mycobacterium sp. HUMS_12744610 includes:
- a CDS encoding helix-turn-helix domain-containing protein, with product MARPRRRRNLTGDDLGKYGSVAAGNVDVDRAAAGLKVPKSQVRDAVKQARDTHRQVYFRAISGRREADVTDQSNAKGMLLAAFGRGVRGAAVNAKAAADKLGVAVSTVRRWAAGKQRPSPDHLDALQSESKKAATTKAGRTAATDDFRSSPHGRTALTHGGSLRISGNQGPGGNVSDAYTRDRSVTFTVGVDDVQAMLRAYEEDGDKGLHAWLTEVADKNYLGDWGFITIEDFGFGPAR from the coding sequence ATGGCCCGGCCGCGCCGCCGGCGCAACCTCACCGGTGACGACCTCGGCAAGTACGGATCCGTTGCCGCGGGAAACGTCGACGTCGATCGAGCCGCAGCGGGACTGAAGGTTCCGAAAAGTCAGGTGCGCGATGCGGTCAAACAGGCCCGTGACACACACCGGCAAGTGTACTTCCGTGCGATATCCGGGCGCCGCGAAGCCGATGTGACCGACCAGTCCAACGCCAAGGGGATGCTGTTGGCGGCCTTTGGCCGCGGAGTGCGCGGCGCCGCAGTCAACGCCAAGGCCGCTGCCGACAAACTTGGTGTGGCTGTCTCGACCGTCCGTCGATGGGCTGCCGGAAAACAAAGGCCCTCCCCAGATCATCTCGATGCTCTGCAGTCAGAGTCCAAAAAGGCGGCGACAACGAAGGCCGGCCGCACAGCGGCCACCGATGACTTCCGTTCCAGCCCGCATGGCCGTACTGCGCTGACACATGGAGGGTCGTTGCGGATCAGCGGTAACCAAGGTCCTGGCGGCAACGTCTCAGACGCCTACACCCGGGACCGCAGCGTCACCTTCACTGTCGGGGTCGACGACGTCCAAGCCATGCTGCGTGCATACGAAGAGGATGGCGATAAAGGGCTGCACGCCTGGCTGACTGAAGTCGCGGACAAGAACTACCTCGGCGACTGGGGATTCATCACCATCGAGGACTTCGGATTCGGCCCCGCGCGATGA
- a CDS encoding RAMP superfamily CRISPR-associated protein gives MTLNTIRWDIDIVALSSIVHRGSDNDAAGTDTTAMFRTEKIITADGELLDVPILSGSSFRGVLRRIGEELTAAVLDYEDIALPVPAAHLLTNGGRLGKSATPLTDEEERHLKALLPQIAVFGGAASGRLMSGLLTVGKVLPEVTELAHILPRPPRTTPLPDAVYTFAEESFTHLDDHRPRADQSPRTDRDENTSPLGRFDIETLPAGTLLQTWVRITYATSHQVAFLHDVLSAFGRRGHLGGRRAAGHGNITANFSEIEAERGQLPDKTVDWEAELRAHRDDAIAALSKLT, from the coding sequence ATGACCCTCAACACCATTCGGTGGGACATCGACATCGTGGCCCTGTCATCCATCGTGCACCGCGGCTCCGACAACGATGCGGCCGGCACCGACACCACCGCCATGTTCCGCACCGAAAAGATCATCACCGCCGACGGCGAGCTGCTGGATGTTCCGATCCTGTCGGGCAGCAGTTTCCGCGGCGTCCTACGCCGCATCGGAGAGGAGCTCACCGCCGCAGTCCTGGACTACGAGGACATCGCGTTACCGGTTCCCGCCGCCCATTTACTTACCAACGGCGGCCGACTCGGCAAATCAGCAACTCCGCTCACCGACGAAGAAGAACGCCACCTCAAAGCACTACTCCCCCAGATCGCCGTGTTCGGAGGCGCTGCAAGCGGCAGGCTCATGTCCGGTCTGCTCACCGTCGGCAAAGTCCTGCCCGAAGTCACCGAACTGGCCCACATCCTGCCTCGCCCACCACGAACCACGCCTCTACCCGACGCGGTATACACCTTCGCCGAGGAATCGTTCACACACCTGGACGACCACCGCCCCCGCGCCGACCAATCCCCCCGAACCGACCGCGACGAAAACACCAGTCCACTAGGACGATTTGACATCGAAACCCTCCCCGCCGGAACCCTCCTGCAGACCTGGGTACGGATCACCTACGCCACCAGCCACCAAGTCGCGTTCCTGCACGACGTCCTGAGCGCCTTCGGCCGCCGCGGCCACCTCGGCGGCCGACGTGCCGCCGGCCACGGCAACATCACCGCCAACTTCAGCGAGATTGAGGCGGAGCGTGGCCAGCTCCCCGACAAAACGGTCGACTGGGAAGCCGAACTCAGGGCACACCGCGACGACGCGATCGCCGCCCTCTCCAAACTCACCTAA
- a CDS encoding phosphoadenosine phosphosulfate reductase family protein: MSGSVGMDMTALRAIAARRRGGGYRPLLDRIAAHLELHDGFVSWSGGKDSTVVVDLARQVDPNVPVVFFDSGLQFPETVRYLEDMAHAWRLNFTVVPAEPDLLTVMVALGGFDHYAPDRSLGVELSELMITGPAATAHRRHGPGSLWGVRSQESHGRAMLYRHHLATHTRAHQHNSRDAVRAEHGGTVHRVDGTVSYGPIWDWQPRQVFEYLAGRGIEPNPLYRKLAKLGVPAGHIRVDSMIDASKLSNGHLAFLRKGWPTLFSQLEIALPRLTEWA, from the coding sequence ATGAGTGGATCGGTGGGCATGGATATGACCGCGTTGCGGGCGATCGCGGCGCGCCGACGCGGCGGCGGGTATCGGCCGTTGCTGGATCGGATCGCGGCCCATCTCGAGCTCCATGACGGGTTCGTGTCCTGGTCGGGAGGCAAAGACTCCACCGTCGTGGTGGATCTGGCTCGTCAGGTGGACCCGAACGTGCCGGTCGTGTTCTTCGATTCGGGGCTACAATTCCCGGAAACCGTGCGGTATTTGGAAGACATGGCTCACGCGTGGCGGCTGAACTTCACCGTGGTACCCGCCGAGCCGGACCTGTTGACCGTGATGGTCGCGCTAGGGGGATTCGATCACTACGCCCCGGACCGCTCACTGGGTGTCGAGTTGTCTGAGTTGATGATCACCGGCCCGGCCGCCACAGCCCACCGCCGCCACGGCCCGGGATCACTGTGGGGGGTGCGCAGCCAAGAATCCCACGGCCGGGCGATGCTCTACCGGCACCATCTGGCCACCCATACCCGTGCACACCAGCACAATTCACGCGACGCGGTGCGCGCCGAGCACGGCGGCACAGTGCACCGGGTTGACGGCACCGTGAGTTACGGGCCGATTTGGGACTGGCAGCCTAGGCAGGTATTCGAATACCTGGCCGGCCGCGGGATCGAACCCAACCCGCTGTACCGCAAACTCGCAAAGCTTGGAGTGCCAGCCGGCCACATCCGTGTCGACTCCATGATCGACGCCTCCAAACTATCGAACGGGCACCTGGCGTTTCTGCGCAAAGGATGGCCGACGCTGTTCTCGCAATTGGAGATCGCGCTGCCGCGGCTAACCGAGTGGGCCTAA
- a CDS encoding class II glutamine amidotransferase — MCILSYLPPGTPADVHGLFNGGANNPDGHGWAIVAGEEIVSAKSLELVDALDEFVEARERYPDGPALFHSRWATHGSVRVDNVHPFLVGGSRRTVVAHNGILPKGAHPLAGDDRSDTRKFAEEILPRQYRRLDRAGVQRALSRWCGLGNKLVILTVDPRYRNHAYIVNEDAGQWDAATGIWHSNDDYVHYPNWSQLGTSPARADSPGRCGDVCAVCGYGLADAHGYCDSCRSCQDCWEDVGTCMCWNRRAMPSDDYRQSIRP, encoded by the coding sequence ATGTGCATTTTGAGTTATTTACCGCCGGGCACACCGGCCGATGTTCACGGTCTATTCAACGGCGGCGCGAACAATCCGGACGGTCACGGCTGGGCGATTGTCGCAGGCGAGGAAATCGTGTCGGCCAAGTCACTAGAGCTGGTCGACGCCCTCGATGAGTTTGTGGAGGCCCGCGAACGCTATCCGGACGGCCCCGCGCTGTTTCACAGCCGCTGGGCCACACACGGCAGTGTGCGTGTCGACAACGTGCACCCGTTCCTGGTGGGCGGGTCGCGGCGAACGGTGGTCGCGCACAATGGCATCTTGCCCAAGGGGGCGCACCCGCTGGCCGGGGACGACCGGTCGGACACCCGTAAATTTGCCGAGGAAATCTTGCCGCGCCAGTACCGCAGGTTGGATCGGGCCGGGGTGCAGCGAGCGTTGTCGCGGTGGTGCGGGCTGGGCAACAAACTGGTCATCCTGACGGTGGACCCGCGCTACCGGAATCATGCCTACATCGTCAACGAGGACGCCGGTCAATGGGACGCCGCGACCGGGATTTGGCACAGCAACGACGATTACGTCCATTACCCGAATTGGTCGCAGCTGGGTACATCGCCGGCAAGGGCCGATAGTCCCGGTCGGTGTGGTGACGTGTGCGCGGTCTGTGGCTACGGCCTGGCCGACGCGCACGGGTACTGCGACTCGTGCCGGTCGTGCCAGGACTGCTGGGAGGACGTCGGGACATGTATGTGCTGGAATCGCAGAGCCATGCCGTCGGACGACTATCGGCAGTCGATCCGGCCCTGA
- a CDS encoding ATP-binding protein: MTSRVDPQGARRMMEMLVNLYADRRLAVVREYVANAVDATRAAGSDEPVAVTTPSLVEPNFVVSDRGTGMSCAEVEATFLAFAASSKRDSNELVGGLGVGAKSAWTLAESFLVDTVKGGCRTTVRAARNLEHQVLLADAPTDLADGTTIIVPVEVAGHVEAWHRVVREVAAAHDAGAVLVDGEPVDSLAGGPNWVGPVCFRRVERPDRGVVVVRSGGTLFSSVPEVTSRVIDGIGRVSGCVIELPIGSFDHTPSRESVIATERTLAAVDAALGRYRIAYEALAQRITELADRDVAGAVALRADTLAGVGEASMLPIPLRVRVPGGTEEWVVRHGRGGRARWERVTDVRDDLFDAVSVPAEMSRTLVVSGVPAGRVLSRFATFVAQEHPTVARVVALPEGRSALALDVVRPGDQASGQTWQISMGSEGLGGRYSYEQWRAALAAGRSVRGPVTGYDCDVCHRDGAGRCSATLSGPQIAALGLPVIYVEDKRPYRSSSGQLAIASVTVYLGKRKSGPLLAAVPQAMTSSAWLQRRFATETAGWSQTELLAAAYTCASESICKAAFEIAASAAALSAPGHPHRALLTRIGALVRSAETVTEAQSATMRALSGCPTAQEQFAEIRTMSGELRQAYPLLAHVRRWDNAAIREHYVAYVAHTPPQTARTAA; this comes from the coding sequence ATGACGAGTCGGGTAGACCCGCAGGGTGCGCGCCGCATGATGGAGATGTTGGTCAATCTGTATGCCGACCGGCGTCTGGCGGTGGTGCGTGAGTATGTGGCCAACGCGGTCGATGCCACGCGGGCGGCAGGCAGTGATGAGCCGGTGGCGGTGACGACGCCGAGTCTGGTGGAGCCAAATTTTGTGGTCAGCGACCGGGGTACCGGGATGTCGTGCGCGGAAGTCGAGGCAACGTTTCTGGCGTTCGCAGCGTCGAGTAAGCGGGACAGCAACGAGTTGGTCGGTGGTTTGGGTGTCGGCGCGAAATCGGCGTGGACGCTGGCGGAGTCGTTTCTGGTGGACACGGTCAAAGGCGGATGCCGCACGACGGTGCGAGCGGCCCGCAATTTGGAGCACCAGGTGTTGTTGGCCGACGCGCCAACCGATCTGGCGGATGGGACCACGATCATCGTTCCGGTTGAGGTGGCCGGGCACGTGGAGGCGTGGCATCGGGTAGTTCGCGAGGTCGCCGCTGCCCACGACGCGGGCGCGGTGCTGGTGGACGGTGAGCCGGTGGATAGCTTGGCCGGTGGGCCGAACTGGGTTGGGCCGGTGTGTTTCCGCCGTGTTGAGCGCCCGGATCGCGGTGTGGTCGTGGTGCGCAGCGGCGGGACGCTGTTCTCGTCGGTACCCGAGGTTACGTCGCGGGTGATCGACGGTATTGGCAGGGTGTCGGGGTGCGTGATCGAGCTGCCGATCGGGTCGTTCGATCACACTCCGAGCCGCGAATCGGTGATCGCCACCGAGCGGACTCTGGCCGCCGTGGATGCCGCACTAGGGCGTTACCGGATTGCGTATGAGGCGCTAGCGCAACGGATCACGGAGCTGGCGGACCGCGATGTCGCAGGCGCGGTGGCGTTGCGCGCCGACACGTTGGCAGGGGTGGGCGAGGCATCGATGCTGCCGATCCCGCTGCGGGTGCGTGTCCCCGGTGGGACCGAGGAGTGGGTCGTGCGCCACGGGCGCGGCGGCCGTGCCCGCTGGGAGCGGGTCACCGATGTGCGTGACGATCTGTTTGATGCGGTGTCGGTGCCTGCTGAGATGAGCCGCACACTGGTGGTTAGCGGTGTTCCGGCGGGCCGGGTGTTGTCGCGGTTTGCCACGTTCGTCGCCCAAGAGCATCCCACCGTGGCGCGGGTGGTGGCGTTGCCGGAAGGCCGCAGTGCGCTGGCGCTGGATGTGGTGCGGCCCGGAGATCAGGCGAGTGGGCAGACCTGGCAGATCAGCATGGGCTCCGAAGGGTTGGGGGGCCGCTACAGCTACGAGCAGTGGCGGGCCGCGCTGGCCGCTGGACGTAGCGTGCGCGGGCCGGTCACGGGCTATGACTGCGACGTCTGCCACCGCGACGGGGCGGGGCGGTGCTCGGCAACGCTGAGTGGGCCGCAGATCGCCGCGCTGGGTCTTCCGGTCATCTATGTCGAGGACAAGCGCCCGTATCGGTCGTCGAGCGGGCAACTCGCGATCGCGTCGGTGACGGTGTATTTGGGCAAACGCAAAAGCGGGCCGCTGCTGGCGGCGGTGCCGCAGGCGATGACCAGCAGTGCGTGGCTACAGCGGCGATTCGCTACCGAGACTGCCGGATGGTCGCAGACCGAACTGCTGGCTGCGGCCTACACGTGCGCGTCTGAGTCGATCTGCAAGGCCGCGTTCGAGATCGCGGCCTCAGCTGCCGCCTTGAGCGCGCCGGGGCATCCGCATCGGGCACTGCTGACACGGATCGGCGCGCTGGTGCGCTCGGCTGAGACCGTAACCGAGGCCCAGAGTGCGACCATGCGGGCGCTCAGCGGCTGCCCAACCGCGCAAGAACAGTTTGCCGAGATCAGGACGATGAGCGGCGAGCTGCGCCAGGCTTACCCGCTGCTTGCTCATGTGCGGCGATGGGACAACGCGGCAATTCGGGAGCACTACGTGGCGTATGTGGCACACACGCCGCCGCAGACGGCACGCACGGCGGCCTGA